In one Bacillus sp. PK3_68 genomic region, the following are encoded:
- a CDS encoding bacterial transcriptional activator domain-containing protein, with protein MKKKKWDRKGNVFIFPGTAQALIQKGRAALEKKDYDEAASFLSEALKYPLAEEGDVKTALLLALYESGRYERALELCSDMLHKGLGDYYDVLDIYVLILMQQKQYNTIFSTLSALMEEKQLPENKRDYFGRLLELSQKMMDSPETKWEMLFTGEESLREQTLKLMELAHVNIHPYYNELKAMLEKEDAHPFLQTLVLNVLKEHGIEKMVTVKKLCFVGTVIPAQLVDAFEKDYFKQVVSFLEEELADKDPVQLEQAKEMVKRHFFLLYPFEPEEISPAGWAKASLYQLRSYYEGAGVVKENEQEEDVQLSLNFIRKLDEISSPIM; from the coding sequence ATGAAGAAAAAAAAGTGGGATAGAAAAGGAAATGTATTTATTTTTCCAGGAACAGCTCAAGCGCTTATTCAAAAAGGACGAGCGGCACTTGAGAAGAAAGACTATGATGAGGCGGCCTCCTTTTTATCGGAAGCGTTAAAATATCCGCTTGCTGAAGAAGGAGACGTAAAGACAGCCCTTTTATTAGCGCTATACGAAAGCGGCCGTTACGAAAGGGCCTTGGAATTATGCAGTGACATGCTTCATAAAGGTCTTGGGGACTATTATGATGTACTAGATATTTATGTACTCATTCTTATGCAGCAAAAACAATACAATACTATTTTCTCCACGCTGTCAGCTCTCATGGAGGAAAAGCAGCTGCCAGAAAACAAGCGAGACTATTTCGGTAGGCTGCTTGAATTGAGCCAAAAGATGATGGATTCTCCTGAAACAAAGTGGGAAATGTTATTTACTGGCGAAGAAAGCTTACGTGAACAAACGTTGAAATTAATGGAGCTTGCCCATGTAAATATTCATCCATATTATAATGAGCTAAAAGCAATGCTCGAGAAAGAGGATGCCCATCCTTTTCTGCAAACGCTCGTTCTCAATGTGTTAAAAGAGCATGGGATTGAAAAGATGGTCACGGTGAAGAAACTCTGTTTTGTGGGAACGGTTATTCCAGCGCAATTGGTAGATGCCTTTGAGAAGGATTATTTTAAACAAGTGGTTTCTTTTCTTGAGGAAGAGCTGGCCGATAAGGACCCTGTTCAACTGGAGCAGGCGAAAGAAATGGTAAAACGCCATTTTTTTCTTCTATATCCGTTTGAACCGGAAGAAATTTCTCCTGCGGGATGGGCAAAAGCATCGCTCTATCAGCTACGCTCATATTATGAAGGCGCAGGGGTGGTAAAGGAAAATGAGCAGGAAGAGGATGTGCAGCTGAGCCTTAATTTTATAAGAAAACTAGATGAAATTTCTTCACCGATCATGTAG
- a CDS encoding metallophosphoesterase encodes MKALVVSDSHGWSEILAEIKQRYEEEVDVFIHCGDSELSADDPAIEGYLVVRGNCDAEEEFPYDVVEGVKGKRIFITHGHRYDVKMSLMKLTYKAQEYGADLTFFGHSHILGAEKIGGTLFLNPGSIAMPRGRREKTYALVETDKQQAVIRFFDDTHRELTELSCTFSF; translated from the coding sequence ATGAAGGCATTAGTAGTGAGTGATAGTCACGGGTGGAGCGAAATTTTGGCAGAGATAAAACAGCGCTATGAAGAAGAAGTGGATGTCTTCATTCATTGTGGAGATTCTGAGCTTAGCGCTGATGATCCTGCTATTGAAGGCTATCTTGTTGTGAGAGGCAATTGCGATGCCGAAGAAGAATTTCCATATGATGTAGTAGAGGGAGTCAAGGGCAAGAGAATATTTATTACTCATGGCCATCGTTATGATGTAAAGATGTCCCTCATGAAATTAACTTATAAGGCACAGGAATATGGAGCAGATTTAACCTTTTTCGGCCACTCTCATATATTAGGAGCAGAAAAGATTGGTGGCACCCTCTTCTTAAATCCAGGGAGCATTGCGATGCCGCGCGGCCGGCGTGAGAAAACGTATGCTCTTGTAGAAACGGACAAGCAGCAGGCTGTGATCCGCTTTTTCGATGACACCCATCGGGAATTGACAGAGCTAAGTTGTACATTTTCATTTTAA
- a CDS encoding XTP/dITP diphosphatase codes for MKTVIIATKNKGKAKEFSSLFADYGMEVKTLIDYPALADVEETGETFEENAILKAKTISNETGQLVIADDSGLSIDALEGRPGVYSARYAGADKDDEANIQKVLAELQGLPMEKRTARFHCVLAIARPGKETVTVSGTCEGKITMMKKGENGFGYDPIFWLEDFERTMAELQPEEKNSVSHRGVAMRKLGRMLPELIGGETG; via the coding sequence ATGAAAACAGTAATTATAGCAACCAAAAACAAAGGAAAAGCAAAAGAGTTTTCAAGTTTATTTGCAGATTACGGGATGGAAGTAAAAACGCTGATTGACTATCCGGCGTTAGCTGATGTGGAAGAAACAGGTGAGACTTTCGAGGAAAATGCCATCCTGAAAGCAAAAACAATATCGAATGAGACGGGACAGCTTGTTATTGCCGATGATTCGGGGTTAAGTATCGACGCACTTGAAGGCCGTCCGGGCGTATACTCCGCACGCTATGCGGGTGCCGATAAGGACGATGAAGCAAATATTCAAAAAGTGCTTGCTGAGCTTCAAGGACTGCCGATGGAAAAACGAACAGCCCGTTTTCATTGTGTATTGGCGATTGCCCGTCCAGGCAAAGAAACGGTAACGGTATCAGGAACGTGTGAGGGCAAGATCACAATGATGAAAAAAGGGGAAAATGGCTTTGGGTATGATCCGATCTTTTGGCTGGAGGACTTTGAGAGAACAATGGCAGAATTGCAGCCGGAAGAGAAAAACAGCGTCAGCCACCGTGGAGTGGCTATGAGGAAATTGGGAAGAATGCTTCCAGAACTGATTGGTGGTGAAACTGGATGA
- the rph gene encoding ribonuclease PH: MRFDGRQAHELRDVHIETNYLKHPEGSVLIQVGDTKVICTASIEERVPPFMRGSGKGWISAEYSMLPRATGQRNIRESSKGKVSGRTMEIQRLIGRALRAIVNLEVIGERTVWVDCDVIQADGGTRTASISGAFVALTLALNKLYEEKGLPSFPVTDFLAATSVGIVQEHGPVLDLNYIEDSQAEVDMNIVMTGSNEFVELQGTGEEATFSINDLQQLLELAQTGITSLFTIQSAALGEIAGKIGSQAKGAAE; the protein is encoded by the coding sequence ATGAGATTTGATGGAAGACAAGCGCATGAATTGAGAGATGTACATATCGAGACTAATTATTTGAAACATCCAGAAGGATCAGTGCTAATCCAGGTTGGTGACACAAAAGTGATTTGTACAGCGAGCATTGAGGAGCGTGTGCCTCCATTCATGAGAGGAAGCGGAAAGGGCTGGATTTCCGCTGAGTATTCTATGTTGCCGAGGGCCACTGGACAACGAAACATTCGCGAATCCTCCAAAGGAAAAGTATCGGGAAGAACAATGGAAATTCAGCGCCTGATTGGTCGTGCCCTTAGAGCGATTGTAAATTTAGAAGTGATTGGCGAGCGGACCGTTTGGGTTGACTGTGATGTGATTCAAGCAGATGGCGGTACGCGGACAGCTTCTATAAGTGGAGCCTTTGTCGCTTTGACTCTCGCTTTAAATAAGTTGTATGAGGAAAAAGGATTGCCATCGTTTCCGGTTACCGACTTTCTTGCAGCGACAAGCGTGGGAATCGTCCAAGAGCATGGACCTGTGTTAGATTTAAATTATATAGAAGATAGCCAGGCGGAAGTAGACATGAACATAGTGATGACTGGCAGCAATGAATTTGTGGAATTACAAGGAACAGGAGAAGAAGCGACGTTTTCTATTAATGATCTACAGCAGCTTTTGGAGCTTGCCCAAACAGGAATAACGAGCTTGTTTACTATTCAATCAGCCGCTTTAGGAGAAATTGCCGGGAAAATCGGCAGTCAGGCAAAAGGAGCAGCGGAATGA
- a CDS encoding GerMN domain-containing protein — MRKKKTAAVAVILISSVYTAGCGLWPEEKKEKIDPPQSVVYTDSLSGEEGQKAAQKKDMVMTELYLIDKNGYVVSQTMPLPNTKSLAKQALEYLVAEGPVSNSIPNGFRAVLPAGTQVKSVDIKEGTATVDFSPEFKEYDEADEERIVQSIAWTLTQFDSVERVKLQVNGQSLSEMPVGKMALDEEGLTRQAGINIDTSGVVDIINTRPVTVYYMAQEGEGYYYVPVTKRVSNAEEDQITAIVKELAKGPRANSGLVTEFLPEAELLEKPVIKEGRVTLNFNEAILGSFENKMVSEHILKSLALSLTEGTQIESLALQVGGSSNITTEQGKPLSSSVTRPDVVNPVDL, encoded by the coding sequence ATGCGAAAAAAGAAAACGGCAGCAGTGGCAGTCATTTTGATTTCTTCCGTTTATACAGCTGGCTGCGGATTATGGCCTGAAGAGAAAAAGGAAAAAATTGATCCTCCGCAATCCGTTGTTTATACGGACAGCTTGTCCGGTGAAGAGGGACAGAAAGCCGCGCAGAAAAAAGATATGGTCATGACAGAGTTATACTTAATCGATAAGAATGGCTATGTGGTTTCCCAAACGATGCCGCTTCCAAATACAAAAAGTTTGGCCAAGCAGGCGCTGGAGTATCTGGTAGCAGAGGGGCCTGTATCTAACAGTATTCCCAATGGTTTTCGGGCTGTTTTGCCAGCCGGTACACAAGTGAAGAGCGTAGACATTAAAGAGGGAACTGCAACAGTTGACTTTTCACCTGAATTTAAAGAATATGACGAGGCAGATGAAGAAAGAATTGTTCAATCCATTGCTTGGACATTAACACAATTTGATTCAGTGGAGAGGGTCAAGCTACAGGTGAACGGACAATCGCTTTCAGAAATGCCAGTTGGAAAGATGGCGCTTGATGAAGAGGGACTGACGCGGCAGGCTGGGATTAATATAGATACATCAGGAGTGGTTGACATTATCAATACAAGACCAGTAACTGTATATTATATGGCTCAGGAAGGAGAAGGCTATTATTACGTGCCTGTCACCAAACGTGTAAGTAATGCGGAAGAAGATCAAATTACCGCTATCGTTAAGGAGCTGGCAAAGGGGCCGCGCGCCAATTCAGGTCTTGTAACAGAGTTCTTACCGGAGGCTGAATTACTAGAAAAGCCTGTAATTAAAGAGGGGCGGGTTACCCTGAATTTCAATGAAGCCATTCTTGGGAGCTTTGAAAACAAAATGGTATCCGAGCATATATTAAAATCACTCGCTTTGTCTTTAACGGAAGGAACTCAAATTGAGAGTCTGGCTCTTCAAGTCGGCGGCAGTTCTAATATTACGACTGAACAAGGAAAGCCGCTGAGCAGCTCCGTAACACGGCCGGATGTGGTAAATCCGGTTGATTTGTGA
- the racE gene encoding glutamate racemase, with protein MNRPIGVIDSGVGGLTVAKEIMRQLPNETIYYTGDTARCPYGPRPAEEVSEYTWEMTRFLIEKKIKMLVIACNTATAVVLEEIRTALSIPVIGVIHPGARAAIKQTRNDQIGVLGTIGTIRSGAYEKMLTSINKKAIVTSLACPKFVPLVESGEYKGPMAEKVVAETLTPLKNTNIDTVILGCTHYPLLEPIIAKSLGDRVQVISSGEETAREVSAILDYKKLLAKDTPRLPHVFYTTGSKELFYEIASDWLQEKELHIEAIRLGN; from the coding sequence GTGAATAGACCGATCGGTGTAATTGATTCGGGAGTAGGCGGCCTGACGGTAGCTAAAGAGATCATGCGCCAGCTTCCAAATGAAACGATTTATTATACGGGAGATACTGCCCGCTGCCCGTATGGTCCAAGGCCGGCAGAGGAAGTTAGCGAATACACTTGGGAGATGACCCGTTTTTTAATAGAAAAGAAGATCAAGATGCTTGTTATTGCGTGTAATACGGCTACGGCGGTTGTGCTCGAAGAAATTCGGACAGCCTTGTCCATTCCAGTTATCGGTGTGATTCACCCAGGAGCAAGAGCGGCTATTAAGCAGACGAGAAACGATCAGATTGGCGTGCTCGGAACGATAGGGACGATAAGAAGCGGTGCTTATGAAAAAATGCTTACTTCGATAAATAAAAAGGCGATTGTTACTTCCCTCGCCTGTCCAAAATTCGTTCCTCTCGTGGAAAGTGGGGAATACAAGGGACCAATGGCTGAAAAGGTTGTGGCAGAGACGCTGACTCCTTTGAAAAATACTAATATTGATACGGTGATTTTAGGATGCACTCATTATCCTCTGCTCGAACCGATTATAGCTAAGTCTCTTGGTGACCGGGTACAGGTTATTAGTTCAGGGGAAGAAACGGCTCGTGAGGTAAGTGCTATTCTTGATTATAAAAAGCTGTTGGCCAAGGACACTCCTCGACTGCCACATGTTTTTTATACAACAGGCTCGAAGGAGTTATTTTACGAAATTGCTTCTGATTGGCTGCAGGAAAAGGAATTACACATCGAAGCGATCCGCTTAGGCAACTAA
- a CDS encoding MarR family transcriptional regulator: MEADFEQSLDFVADIEKELRYINGIIKQKGREILSDYKITPPQFIALQWLFEEGDMTIGELSTKMFLAFSTTTDLIDRMERNKLVERVKDMNDRRIVRIHLLKEGASMIEEVIKKRQLYVQQILQDFSEDEILSLKSNLEKMHQEMKVK, translated from the coding sequence ATGGAAGCAGATTTTGAGCAGTCGCTCGACTTCGTCGCGGATATTGAAAAAGAATTACGATACATAAACGGGATTATTAAACAAAAAGGCCGAGAAATATTAAGTGATTACAAGATTACTCCTCCTCAGTTTATTGCTTTGCAATGGTTATTTGAAGAGGGAGATATGACCATTGGAGAGTTGTCCACAAAAATGTTTTTGGCTTTTAGTACAACGACAGACTTAATTGACCGAATGGAGCGAAATAAGCTTGTTGAACGGGTCAAAGATATGAATGATCGCCGGATTGTCCGCATTCATCTGCTAAAAGAAGGTGCGAGCATGATTGAAGAGGTAATAAAGAAGCGCCAGTTGTATGTCCAGCAGATTTTACAAGATTTCAGTGAAGATGAAATCTTGTCTTTAAAAAGCAACCTAGAGAAAATGCATCAGGAAATGAAAGTAAAATGA
- a CDS encoding LuxR C-terminal-related transcriptional regulator: MREHRFDRKPLLTKREKEVFELLVQDRTTREIAEELFISEKTVRNHISNSIQKLGVKGRAQAIVELLRMGELKL, from the coding sequence GTGAGGGAGCATCGCTTTGATCGTAAACCGCTATTAACAAAGAGAGAAAAAGAAGTATTTGAATTGCTCGTGCAGGATCGGACTACAAGAGAAATCGCTGAGGAACTATTTATCAGTGAAAAGACGGTCCGCAACCATATTTCAAATTCCATTCAAAAGCTCGGGGTGAAAGGACGGGCGCAGGCAATCGTTGAATTGCTCAGGATGGGTGAATTAAAGCTTTAA
- a CDS encoding thioesterase family protein, with protein sequence MKKFSYIEDFEQWQKEFSFFHPIKVRFSETDMFGHLNNTVPFVYFEEARIEFLAAKGLKDEWLSQKSESIPVVADLQCDFLEQVFFGEKLSIGVKVDSFGRSSCDIHYKGTTEDGRVCFVGRGTLVQISPKTGKAISFTTELKEKLLGQ encoded by the coding sequence ATGAAGAAGTTTTCTTATATTGAAGATTTTGAACAGTGGCAAAAAGAATTCAGCTTTTTTCATCCAATCAAAGTGCGCTTTTCCGAAACTGATATGTTTGGTCATTTAAATAATACAGTGCCGTTTGTTTATTTCGAAGAAGCGCGCATTGAGTTTTTAGCAGCTAAAGGCTTGAAGGATGAATGGCTTAGCCAAAAAAGTGAAAGCATTCCGGTTGTCGCTGATTTACAATGTGATTTTTTAGAACAGGTATTTTTTGGCGAGAAGTTATCCATCGGTGTCAAAGTAGATAGTTTTGGACGTTCTTCCTGTGATATTCATTACAAAGGGACAACAGAAGACGGAAGAGTGTGCTTTGTCGGCAGAGGAACGCTTGTGCAAATTTCTCCAAAGACAGGCAAAGCGATTTCATTCACAACAGAGTTAAAGGAAAAATTACTCGGCCAGTAA
- the sdhB gene encoding succinate dehydrogenase iron-sulfur subunit — MSENKTVRFIITRQDALNSAPYEEEFVLPYRPNMNVISALMEIQRNPVNAKGEKTTPVAWDMNCLEEVCGACSMVINGKPRQACTALIDKLEQPVRLAPMSTFPVVRDLQIDRERMFDSMKRIKAWIPIDGTYELGPGPRMPERKRQWAYELSKCMTCGVCLEACPNVNSKSDFIGPAFISLVRLFNSHPTGAMNRDERLNALMGDGGLQDCGNSQNCVQACPKGIPLTTSIAAMNRAATVQSFRNFFGSDHQVD; from the coding sequence ATGAGTGAAAATAAAACAGTTCGCTTTATTATTACTCGTCAAGACGCACTGAATTCGGCTCCGTATGAAGAAGAATTCGTTCTCCCATATCGTCCGAATATGAACGTTATTTCAGCGCTCATGGAAATTCAGCGTAACCCGGTTAACGCTAAAGGTGAGAAAACAACACCGGTTGCCTGGGATATGAACTGTCTTGAAGAAGTCTGTGGTGCTTGTTCAATGGTTATTAACGGTAAGCCGCGTCAAGCTTGTACAGCTTTGATCGATAAGCTGGAACAGCCTGTTCGCCTGGCGCCAATGAGCACATTCCCGGTTGTTCGTGATTTACAGATTGACCGGGAGCGCATGTTTGATTCAATGAAACGAATCAAAGCTTGGATTCCAATTGATGGCACGTACGAACTTGGACCTGGTCCGCGTATGCCAGAAAGAAAACGCCAGTGGGCATATGAGCTATCTAAATGTATGACTTGCGGTGTTTGTTTGGAAGCATGTCCGAATGTAAACAGCAAATCTGACTTTATCGGTCCTGCATTCATTTCTCTTGTTCGCTTATTCAATTCCCATCCAACTGGTGCAATGAATAGAGATGAACGATTGAATGCATTAATGGGTGATGGCGGCTTGCAAGATTGCGGAAACTCTCAAAACTGTGTGCAGGCATGTCCAAAAGGAATTCCTTTAACGACATCCATTGCAGCAATGAACAGAGCAGCTACTGTGCAATCTTTCCGTAACTTCTTCGGAAGCGATCATCAAGTAGATTAA
- the sdhA gene encoding succinate dehydrogenase flavoprotein subunit, with translation MSNGKIVVVGGGLAGLMATIKAAEAGTQVDLFSLVPVKRSHSVCAQGGINGAVNTKGEGDSPYIHFDDTVYGGDFLANQPPVKAMAEAAPGIINLMDRMGVMFNRTPEGLLDFRRFGGTQHHRTAFAGATTGQQLLYALDEQVRRFEVAGLVTKYEGWEFLGVILDDENICRGVVAQNLRDMHIQSFPGDAVIMATGGPGIIFGKSTNSVINTGSAASIVYQQGVNYANGEFIQIHPTAIPGDDKLRLMSESARGEGGRIWTYKDGKPWYFLEEKYPAYGNLVPRDIATREIFDVCVNQKLGINGENMVYLDLSHKDPHELDIKLGGIIEIYEKFMGEDPRKVPMKIFPAVHYSMGGLWVDYEQQTNIPGLFAAGECDYSQHGANRLGANSLLSAIYGGMVAGPNAVKYIHGLEKSADAISSSVFDRYVKQEEAKWNDIMSLDGKENAYLLHKELGEWMTANVTVVRYNDKLKETDNKIVELMERYKNININDTAKWSNQGAAFTRQLKNMLHLARVITIGALNRDESRGAHYKPDFPDRNDEDFLKTTMATFKGENQAPAFHYEEVDVSLIPPRKRDYTKNKEEK, from the coding sequence ATGAGTAATGGAAAAATTGTTGTAGTCGGCGGCGGATTGGCCGGTTTAATGGCTACAATTAAAGCAGCAGAAGCAGGAACACAGGTTGACTTGTTTTCTCTAGTTCCCGTTAAACGCTCCCACTCTGTATGCGCGCAAGGCGGCATTAATGGTGCGGTTAACACAAAAGGTGAGGGCGATTCACCTTATATTCACTTTGATGACACAGTTTATGGCGGCGACTTTTTAGCGAACCAGCCACCTGTAAAAGCAATGGCAGAGGCTGCGCCGGGCATCATCAATTTAATGGACCGTATGGGAGTTATGTTTAACCGAACTCCAGAAGGATTGCTTGACTTCCGTCGTTTCGGCGGTACGCAGCATCACCGGACAGCATTTGCTGGAGCGACAACAGGCCAGCAGCTTTTATATGCATTGGACGAGCAGGTTCGACGCTTTGAAGTAGCAGGACTAGTTACAAAATATGAAGGATGGGAATTCCTCGGTGTAATTCTTGATGACGAAAACATTTGTCGTGGGGTCGTTGCTCAGAATTTACGGGATATGCACATCCAATCATTCCCTGGTGATGCCGTTATCATGGCTACCGGAGGGCCTGGTATTATTTTTGGTAAGTCTACGAACTCTGTTATTAATACAGGGTCTGCAGCTTCTATCGTTTATCAGCAAGGTGTAAATTATGCAAACGGCGAATTTATCCAAATTCACCCAACAGCTATTCCAGGAGACGACAAACTTCGTCTTATGAGTGAATCAGCACGCGGAGAAGGCGGACGGATTTGGACATATAAAGACGGTAAGCCATGGTACTTCTTAGAAGAAAAATATCCGGCATATGGAAACCTCGTACCACGTGACATTGCGACACGTGAAATTTTTGATGTGTGCGTAAATCAAAAACTTGGTATTAACGGAGAGAACATGGTATACCTTGATCTTTCTCATAAAGATCCGCATGAGCTTGATATTAAGCTTGGCGGTATCATTGAAATTTATGAAAAGTTTATGGGTGAAGATCCACGTAAAGTACCAATGAAAATCTTCCCTGCTGTTCACTATTCAATGGGTGGACTATGGGTGGACTATGAGCAACAAACAAATATTCCTGGTTTATTCGCAGCTGGTGAGTGTGATTACTCACAGCATGGTGCGAACCGCCTAGGTGCGAATTCCCTTCTGTCTGCTATTTATGGCGGAATGGTTGCCGGTCCGAATGCGGTAAAATACATTCATGGATTAGAAAAATCAGCGGATGCCATTTCTTCCTCTGTTTTTGATAGATATGTGAAACAAGAAGAAGCAAAATGGAATGATATCATGTCCTTGGACGGCAAGGAAAATGCCTACTTGCTTCATAAAGAGCTCGGTGAGTGGATGACAGCCAATGTTACAGTTGTCCGCTACAATGATAAGCTTAAAGAAACAGACAATAAAATTGTTGAGTTGATGGAACGATATAAAAACATCAATATTAACGATACAGCGAAATGGAGCAACCAGGGCGCGGCCTTTACACGTCAGTTGAAAAACATGCTTCATCTTGCCCGTGTAATTACAATCGGAGCTCTTAACCGCGATGAGAGCCGTGGAGCTCACTACAAGCCGGACTTCCCGGATCGTAATGATGAGGACTTCCTGAAAACAACAATGGCAACATTTAAAGGGGAGAACCAAGCTCCTGCTTTCCATTACGAAGAGGTAGATGTTTCCTTGATCCCTCCACGCAAACGTGACTATACGAAAAACAAGGAGGAGAAATAA
- a CDS encoding succinate dehydrogenase cytochrome b558 subunit — MADNREFFYRRLHSLLGVIPVGLFLTQHLVVNHFATKGEEAFNQAAGVMEGLPFRYLLETFVIFLPLLFHAIYGLYIAFTAKNNIGRFGYFRNVMFFLQRVSGVITLVFIAWHVWETRIQAALGAEVDFQMMADVFSNPLMIGFYIIGVISTVFHFANGLWSFSVSWGITVSPRSQRIMTYVTMVIFVALSYVGVSAILAFV, encoded by the coding sequence ATGGCTGACAACCGAGAATTTTTTTATCGCAGGCTGCACTCATTGCTTGGTGTCATACCTGTAGGGTTGTTCTTAACGCAACACTTAGTCGTAAACCACTTTGCAACAAAAGGCGAGGAGGCATTTAACCAAGCTGCCGGTGTTATGGAAGGTTTGCCATTCCGTTATTTATTGGAAACATTTGTTATTTTCCTACCACTGTTATTCCATGCTATTTACGGATTGTATATTGCTTTTACAGCGAAAAACAACATTGGCAGATTCGGCTATTTCCGGAACGTTATGTTCTTCTTGCAACGTGTATCTGGTGTGATTACGCTTGTATTCATTGCGTGGCACGTATGGGAAACAAGAATTCAGGCGGCCCTTGGCGCTGAAGTGGATTTCCAAATGATGGCGGATGTATTTTCTAATCCATTAATGATTGGTTTTTACATAATTGGTGTCATCTCAACTGTATTCCACTTTGCTAATGGTCTGTGGTCTTTCAGTGTAAGCTGGGGAATTACTGTTTCTCCTCGTTCACAGCGCATTATGACATATGTCACAATGGTTATTTTTGTTGCGCTTTCTTATGTAGGTGTTAGTGCAATTCTTGCGTTCGTATAA
- a CDS encoding YslB family protein: MTNQLDQQETKSLSVPIFGYELIRDALLADVLGKEAGPILYWAGKSLARKFPCQNSEDLCSFFEEAGWGTLTLLKEAKREKTFELSGPFIERRFSVQSEPSFSLESGFLAEQISSNEQAEAESVVDIQKRTKKVTLIVKWE; encoded by the coding sequence TTGACAAATCAACTCGATCAACAAGAGACAAAAAGCCTCTCTGTGCCTATTTTCGGTTATGAATTAATCAGGGATGCTCTATTAGCAGATGTGCTCGGAAAAGAGGCTGGTCCAATTCTTTACTGGGCAGGTAAATCACTTGCTAGAAAGTTTCCTTGCCAAAACAGCGAAGACCTTTGCTCCTTTTTTGAAGAGGCTGGCTGGGGGACGCTTACCCTCTTAAAAGAAGCAAAACGGGAAAAAACTTTTGAACTGAGCGGCCCTTTCATTGAAAGGAGATTTTCTGTTCAATCCGAGCCCTCCTTCTCTCTTGAAAGCGGATTTTTAGCTGAACAGATCTCCTCCAACGAACAGGCTGAGGCGGAATCAGTCGTTGATATACAAAAACGGACGAAAAAAGTCACGCTCATTGTAAAATGGGAATAA